Proteins from a genomic interval of Longimicrobium sp.:
- a CDS encoding metalloregulator ArsR/SmtB family transcription factor, translated as MSVSAPAIFDRMSALADATRSRLLLVLERHELTVGELCQVLQLPQSTVSRHLKLLGDEGWVSARAEGTSRRYRMPADRLDAEARQLWQLVRREVAELAGAAQDAERLRSVLAQRSTRSREFFSSAAGEWDRLRADLFGRRADLLGLLGLVDEAWTVGDLGCGTGQMAASLAPFVARVIAVDGSPAMLEAARARLAGTPNVEVREGELESLPIEPGTLDAAVAFLVLHYVAEPADALAQAARALKPGGRLLVVDMMPHDREEYRQAMGHVWQGFESERLGGWMADAGLTAFRYVPLPPDPAAKGPTLFAASARRSA; from the coding sequence ATGAGCGTCTCCGCCCCCGCGATCTTCGATCGCATGTCGGCCCTGGCCGATGCTACGCGCAGCCGGCTGCTGCTGGTGCTGGAGCGGCACGAGCTGACGGTGGGCGAGCTGTGCCAGGTGCTCCAGCTTCCGCAGAGCACGGTCAGCCGGCACCTGAAGCTGCTGGGCGACGAGGGGTGGGTGAGCGCGCGGGCCGAGGGCACCAGCCGCCGCTACCGGATGCCCGCCGACCGGCTGGATGCCGAGGCGCGGCAGCTCTGGCAGCTGGTGCGCCGCGAGGTGGCCGAGCTGGCCGGAGCCGCGCAGGACGCGGAGCGGCTGCGGAGCGTGCTGGCCCAGCGCAGCACCCGGTCGCGCGAGTTCTTCTCGTCCGCGGCGGGCGAGTGGGACCGGCTGCGGGCGGACCTGTTCGGACGGCGGGCGGACCTTCTGGGGCTGCTCGGCCTGGTGGACGAGGCGTGGACGGTGGGCGACCTGGGATGCGGAACGGGGCAGATGGCGGCCTCGCTGGCCCCCTTCGTCGCCCGGGTGATCGCGGTCGACGGCTCGCCGGCCATGCTCGAGGCCGCCCGCGCCCGCTTGGCCGGCACGCCCAACGTGGAGGTGCGCGAGGGCGAGTTGGAGTCGCTGCCCATCGAGCCGGGCACGCTGGACGCGGCGGTTGCGTTCCTGGTGCTGCACTACGTCGCGGAGCCCGCGGACGCCCTGGCCCAGGCCGCCCGCGCGTTGAAGCCCGGTGGCCGGCTGCTGGTGGTAGACATGATGCCGCACGACCGCGAGGAGTACCGCCAGGCGATGGGGCACGTGTGGCAGGGCTTCGAGTCGGAGCGGCTGGGTGGATGGATGGCGGACGCGGGGCTGACGGCCTTTCGCTACGTCCCCCTGCCGCCCGACCCCGCCGCCAAGGGCCCCACGCTCTTCGCCGCAAGCGCAAGACGGAGTGCGTGA
- a CDS encoding PCYCGC motif-containing (lipo)protein: protein MPIIASILRASVRAPAVLAALVLCALVPDPARAQDHAHQHGQAPKAHGHHPAPREGISGQGVLSGEVVPSSARDAYTIAARIPSILDALYCHCDCHERDELRSLLECFENRMATTCGICQSEARMAGEMHADGKSLEEIRKAIDDRYGD, encoded by the coding sequence ATGCCGATCATCGCTTCCATCCTCCGCGCGTCCGTTCGCGCGCCCGCCGTGCTCGCCGCGCTGGTGCTGTGCGCGCTGGTGCCGGACCCGGCGCGGGCGCAGGATCACGCGCATCAACATGGACAGGCGCCGAAGGCCCACGGGCATCACCCGGCCCCGCGCGAAGGCATCTCGGGGCAGGGCGTGCTCTCGGGCGAGGTGGTGCCCAGCAGCGCGCGCGACGCCTACACCATCGCGGCACGGATTCCGTCCATCCTCGACGCGCTGTACTGCCACTGCGACTGCCACGAGCGCGACGAGCTTCGCTCGCTGCTGGAGTGCTTCGAGAACCGGATGGCCACCACCTGCGGCATCTGCCAGAGCGAGGCGCGCATGGCCGGGGAGATGCACGCCGACGGCAAGTCGCTGGAGGAGATCCGCAAGGCGATCGACGACCGCTACGGCGACTGA